DNA from Saccharomyces cerevisiae S288C chromosome V, complete sequence:
AGGAAGATGGTCAATCTGAGTTTGAAGCACTGAACGGGACCAACGCAATTATGTCCGATAATAGTAAAGCGTATTCCATAAAGTTTCTGACCTTCAATACATGGGGGTTAAAATACGTCTCCAAACACCGTAAAGAAAGACTCAGAGCAATTGCTGATAAATTGGCGGGCCACTCAATGCTTACGCCAATATCTGACGAGTTGTTGCCCAATGGTGGAGATAGTAATGAAAACGAAGATTACGACGTGATTGCCTTACAAGAAATCTGGTGTGTGGAAGACTGGAAGTATCTAGCTTCTGCGTGTGCCTCCAAGTATCCGTATCAGCGTTTGTTCCATTCTGGTATTCTGACGGGGCCTGGGTTGGCCATACTGTCCAAGGTCCCGATAGAGTCGACCTTTCTTTACCGGTTCCCGATAAACGGTAGACCGAGTGCGGTGTTCCGTGGCGACTGGTACGTAGGGAAATCTATAGCAATCACCGTATTGAACACAGGAACCCGCCCCATTGCAATAATGAACAGTCACATGCACGCCCCATACGCCAAGCAGGGTGATGCCGCCTACTTGTGCCACAGATCTTGTCAGGCCTGGGATTTCAGCAGGCTCATTAAGCTTTACAGGCAGGCCGGTTATGCGGTGATTGTGGTGGGTGACTTAAACTCCAGACCGGGCTCACTGCCCCACAAATTTCTCACGCAGGAGGCCGGCCTGGTCGACTCCTGGGAGCAATTGCATGGGAAGCAAGACTTGGCGGTGATCGCTCGTCTGTCTCCATTGCAACAATTGCTTAAGGGCTGTACCACGTGCGATTCGCTGCTCAACACATGGAGGGCCCAAAGACAACCCGATGAGGCATGCAGGTTGGATTATGCTCTTATCGACCCTGATTTCTTGCAAACAGTAGACGCAGGTGTCAGGTTCACTGAACGGATCCCTCACCTGGACTGCAGTGTCTCTGACCATTTTGCATACTCATGCACCCTTAACATCGTCCCACAGGGCACAGAGTCCCGTCCATCCACCTCCGTTAAGCGTGCGAAGACTCATGATAGAGAGCTGATCTTGCAGAGATACTCCAACTACGAAACCATGATAGAATGCATCCACACGTACTTGAAGACAGCCCAAAGACAGAAATTTTTCCGTGGCCTACATTTCTGGGCCTCAATACTTCTCCTAATAGCGTCGTTGGTCGTGACAACGTTTACTGCAAACAA
Protein-coding regions in this window:
- the ISC1 gene encoding inositol phosphosphingolipid phospholipase (Inositol phosphosphingolipid phospholipase C; hydrolyzes complex sphingolipids to produce ceramide; regulates the spindle assembly checkpoint upstream of PP2A-Cdc55; activates genes required for non-fermentable carbon source metabolism during the diauxic shift; mediates Na+ and Li+ halotolerance; activated by phosphatidylserine, cardiolipin and phosphatidylglycerol; mitochondrial outer membrane protein; ortholog of mammalian neutral sphingomyelinase type 2); translation: MYNRKDRDVHERKEDGQSEFEALNGTNAIMSDNSKAYSIKFLTFNTWGLKYVSKHRKERLRAIADKLAGHSMLTPISDELLPNGGDSNENEDYDVIALQEIWCVEDWKYLASACASKYPYQRLFHSGILTGPGLAILSKVPIESTFLYRFPINGRPSAVFRGDWYVGKSIAITVLNTGTRPIAIMNSHMHAPYAKQGDAAYLCHRSCQAWDFSRLIKLYRQAGYAVIVVGDLNSRPGSLPHKFLTQEAGLVDSWEQLHGKQDLAVIARLSPLQQLLKGCTTCDSLLNTWRAQRQPDEACRLDYALIDPDFLQTVDAGVRFTERIPHLDCSVSDHFAYSCTLNIVPQGTESRPSTSVKRAKTHDRELILQRYSNYETMIECIHTYLKTAQRQKFFRGLHFWASILLLIASLVVTTFTANKAGWSSIFWVLFAIAVSISGTIDGAISFLFGRSEIRALIEVEQEVLDAEHHLQTFLSEK